The Fibrobacter sp. UWR4 sequence CTACCTGATGGCAGCGGGAATATTTGCGGCCATGCGGGCGGCCTTCAGCAAGGAATCCCGCGACGTACAATCCCGCGACGTACAATCCGATAACGTACAATCCCGCGAACAGTCCAATGCGCAAAGTCGCAAGATAATTCTCCGGAAGGTCACAAACATCGCCTTGAATTTTTCCGGATGCATGATGGGCGTATACCTCATTCACCCGCTGTTCATCAAAGCCTTCTACGGCCTTCACTTGACGGTGCTGGAGCCCCACCCCATCATTACCGCACCTATAGCAGCAGTGGTTTTCTTCCTGCTATCACTTGCCGTTGTATACGCCTTCCGGAAAATTCCAGGCATCAAGAAAATTCTATAGCCGACAGTCACCCTGATGAATATCAGGGTCTGCGTTTTTATTCTAGATGGGAATGCGGATGCAGACATTCGTCAACATGACGTTCTGATTAGCTGTTCTGCGTCTCGCTTGTACTCAGCAGATAGGCGTTAATAAACGGCTTAATCTTTCCGTCCAGAACGCCTGCAGTGTCGGAGGTTTCCACACCCGTGCGCAAGTCCTTTACCATCTGGTACGGCTGCAGCACGTAGCTGCGGATCTGGCTCCCCCATTCCACCTTCTTCTTTTCGGCCATACGTGCATCACGCTTGGCTTCTTCTTCCAGGCGGTAATGTTCAGCCACCATGGTCTTCAACATCTTGTAACAGGTTTCACGGTTCTGAATCTGTGAACGTTCGGTCTGGCAGCTCGCCATAATACCCGTAGGCAAGTGAGTCATACGAACTGCGGAGTCCGTCTTGTTGATGTACTGACCACCGGCGCCGCTACTGCGATAGGTATCCACACGGACATCAGCCATATCCAGATCGAACTCCACGTCTTCGTGTTCCGGGTAGAGATACACTGCGGTAAAGCTTGTATGACGGCGGGCGTTTGCATCAAAGGGGCTGATACGCACCAGACGATGCACACCAATCTCGGAACGAAGCAGACCGTAGGCATTTTCACAGGTCACTTCAATGGTAGCGCTCTTCAGGCCAGCGTCTTCCGCTTCCTGGAAGTCCACCACCTTGAAGTCCATCTTTTCACGTTCAAAGAAGTGCGTATACATGCGGAACAGCATCAAAGCCCAGTCCTGGGACTCGGTACCGCCGGCACCCGGGTGAATGGAAAGCAAGCATGCGCAGGCGTCATCGGGGCCATTAAGCATCTTCTTGAATTCCATTTCCTCGATCTTTGCCTTAAGGTCGGCTATGTCGGACTCGATGGACTTGGTCAAGTCTTCGGACTCTTCGTCCTTGCTCATTTCATAAAGTTCCGCCAAGTCGTTACAAGCAGTAGAAACTTCATTCCACTTGTTCAGAAGTTCGCGCAAATTGCCGATCTTCTTCATCATGGACTGAGCCTTTTCCTGGTCATTCCACAGGTTGGGGTCGTTAGAGTCTTTTTCGAGGACGTAGAGTTCTTCGGTCTTAGCCTCTAAGTCAAAGATACCCCCAGAGCTTATCGATGCGAGCGCGCAAGTCAATAAGCCCGGTATGTGTAGTCTGAAATGCCATTCTATTCTCCTATAAAAAAAGCAACGGCTTTGATTCGCCGCTGCTTCTTATTCAAATGTAAGCGAATTACTTAGCAGAGCCGATTGCCTGAGGCGGAGTGTACTTGGAGTCCAGGTACTGGACCTTGTAAGTCTTGCCCAGTTCATCCAGGTAAGCCTTCAACTGCATCTGGCGTTCCTGTTCGTGCTGCATCTTCAGACCGTTTTCGATCTGGTTCTTGTAGCTTTCGTACTTACCGTCGTTACGACCAGTAAGCATAAAGATGCAGACGCCATCCTTTTCGGTATAGACGTCGGAAATGTCACCCACTTTCAGCTTTGCGATAGCCTTTTCGAATGCAGCGCCGTGAGCCTTGGTTGTGGTAATCATCATGCCACCAGTCTTCTTTGCATCCGGATCGTCGCTGCTCTGGACGACCTGCTGGGCAAAAGCCTGCACAGCGTAGTTGAAGGGCATCTTCTTGACACGGACGCTGGAACGGATCTGGGCTGCCATACCCTTCAGCATGTCCTTAGTGTCGGCGATATCCTGAGCGGACTTACCCTTGGTGCTAACAAACAGACGGATACCGCTAATGGAATCGTTGATGGAAACCTTGTGCTTGTTCAGTTCCCAGTAAGCCTGCATCTGCTTTTCGGTCGGGTCAGCAGGATACGGAACCTTCTTTTCCAGGAGCATTTCGCTCTTCAGCTGGTCTTCAAGCTTGCCCTTGAACTGAGCCATGGTAGTGTTAGACTTCTTCAATTCCTTCTGGAAGGCATCTTCGCTGGGGAACTGCTTCTTGAAGAGAGTTGCCAGGCTATCGACCTTGGCTGCAGGAACCTTCAAACCCTGCTTCTTGGCTTCCAGCTTGATCAATTCCTGACCCACCAGGTTATCGATTACAGCATAACGGAGCTGAGTCATGGTCTGATCATCAATCTTCTTACCGCGAAGCTGCTGTTCACCCAGCATCTTTGCCAAGCTATCAATCTTACCGGCAGAAATACCAACCTTGTCAACGCGAATCACGTCAAGGCTCTTAGAATTCATCAACTGAGCAGAAGCGATACCTGCAGTCAAAAGCAGAGCTGCAGCACCACGAGAAATCAATTTAAGGGACATTATTTAATCCTTGTTAGAAATTTTTCACGGAAAATATAGAAAAAGTGACTACGATGAAGTACTTTTCCGCCCGAATTGGAATTGAAAATGGGTCAGAAATCGCTTTTGCGGGTCTTAGGCAGCTGGATTTTTTTGCGCATCACAAAAAGACGTAGTGCAAACGTAAAAGCAGTTGTTATTAAGATCTGCGGAGTGCTTCCTAGGTTTGAAAAATCCAGTGCATAAAACAAAATTCCACCAATCAGAGCCGCCGTCGCATAAAAGTCGCTTTTGAGAACCTGTGGAATTTCGCTTACCAGCAAGTCGCGAATCAAGCCGCCACCAGCCGCAGTAATGGCGGCAAACAAAATAACAGAGTAAGGTCCAGCCGCCATGGCGCTAGCCTTTGCTGCACCAACAGCAGTAAAGAAGCCCAATCCCAAGGCATCTGCCACAAGAATCAAAGTTCGGATTTTACGAATCCTCTTGCGCATGGCCAAATAGAAAAACGCACCCACAAAGCAAATGGGAATATAGATAGGATTGGTCAAGGCCGCCGGCGGCGTAGCCCCCAGCATCACATCACGCATGATACCTCCCCCAATTCCTGTAACCGTGGCAAGCACAATAAGGCCAAGCCAGTCCAGCCTGTAACGAACAGCCTTTTCCGCCCCCGAAATAGCGAAGGCGAAAGTACCCAGAATGTCAAGAACCATGAGAAGCATAAGTGAACGCAAATATAAAAATAAACTATCTTGTGTTCGTTGGGAAAAGGAGTCGCAATCAGCCATGATCAACCAGGTAAATCTTAAAGACGAAAAGTACCTGCAGGAGTACGAAGCACAAGTTAGCAAGCTTCCTCTTGAGGAACTTTACGAAATCCTGGACATGATCCAGAAAGATCCTTCCCCGGAGCGCATCCACATCGTAGAAGCACGCATCCGTTACCTCGAAGAACATCCTAGCGAAAAACCTGAGGGTCTGTTCCCCGACTTGGAAGAAAATGCCGAAGATTCCATAAAAACTTCAGACTGCATCACTTGCCCTAAATGCCTCGGTCAAAAAAAGAGACTTGAATGGCTATTCGGCAAATGCAAGAAATGCGACGGAAAAGGGTTCATCCAAATGGCAATCTGCCCCGACTGT is a genomic window containing:
- a CDS encoding SurA N-terminal domain-containing protein codes for the protein MSLKLISRGAAALLLTAGIASAQLMNSKSLDVIRVDKVGISAGKIDSLAKMLGEQQLRGKKIDDQTMTQLRYAVIDNLVGQELIKLEAKKQGLKVPAAKVDSLATLFKKQFPSEDAFQKELKKSNTTMAQFKGKLEDQLKSEMLLEKKVPYPADPTEKQMQAYWELNKHKVSINDSISGIRLFVSTKGKSAQDIADTKDMLKGMAAQIRSSVRVKKMPFNYAVQAFAQQVVQSSDDPDAKKTGGMMITTTKAHGAAFEKAIAKLKVGDISDVYTEKDGVCIFMLTGRNDGKYESYKNQIENGLKMQHEQERQMQLKAYLDELGKTYKVQYLDSKYTPPQAIGSAK
- the prfB gene encoding peptide chain release factor 2 (programmed frameshift); translation: MAFQTTHTGLIDLRARIDKLWGYLDLEAKTEELYVLEKDSNDPNLWNDQEKAQSMMKKIGNLRELLNKWNEVSTACNDLAELYEMSKDEESEDLTKSIESDIADLKAKIEEMEFKKMLNGPDDACACLLSIHPGAGGTESQDWALMLFRMYTHFFEREKMDFKVVDFQEAEDAGLKSATIEVTCENAYGLLRSEIGVHRLVRISPFDANARRHTSFTAVYLYPEHEDVEFDLDMADVRVDTYRSSGAGGQYINKTDSAVRMTHLPTGIMASCQTERSQIQNRETCYKMLKTMVAEHYRLEEEAKRDARMAEKKKVEWGSQIRSYVLQPYQMVKDLRTGVETSDTAGVLDGKIKPFINAYLLSTSETQNS
- a CDS encoding trimeric intracellular cation channel family protein translates to MLLMVLDILGTFAFAISGAEKAVRYRLDWLGLIVLATVTGIGGGIMRDVMLGATPPAALTNPIYIPICFVGAFFYLAMRKRIRKIRTLILVADALGLGFFTAVGAAKASAMAAGPYSVILFAAITAAGGGLIRDLLVSEIPQVLKSDFYATAALIGGILFYALDFSNLGSTPQILITTAFTFALRLFVMRKKIQLPKTRKSDF